GGTGCGCAAGGCTTCAAAAACCCCTGCACAAAAGGCAAAATCCTCAATACGAGAAACGTATCCTTTGTCTTCATTAATCACCCCATCACGGTCTAAAAAAAGTGCTTTTTTCACGTCAATTTCCTTTACATGTAAGGATTATACCCTAGCTTTTAATACGTTGCAATAAGCTCACACAAAGGCAACTTCATTATAATAATGGAAAATTTTTATTGATTGGAGTGGTGTAATGAAAAAAGTACTTTTCGCACTTTTGGTCGTAGGTGTTTCTTCTTTGGTAGCTGCTGATGGCGCGGCGGTTTACAAAAAATGTATCTCCTGTCACGGAGCCAGTGCAGAGAAAAAAGCCCTTGGCAAATCTGAAGTCATTGCAGGCTGGGCAGCAGACAAACAAATCGCAGCCCTCAAGGGCTATAAAGACGGCACGTACGGCGGTCCTATGAAAAACCTCATGAAAGGCCAAGTAGCCAACCTCAGTGACGCGGAAATTGAAGCCGTTTCAAAATACGTCGAAAGTCTTGCCAAATAACCCTGTTACTCGGGCATTTTTTTGCCCGAGTTTTTTCTTCTCTCCTGCGCTTCTTTTCTCTTTTGCTCCATCATCGCCGCATCCCGCAACGCCTCTTCATCATCAAAATGCACCGCATTAATAAACTTACTCTGGTCATCAAATTGTCCCGTCCTAAGCCCCCACAATAGTGCCAGCAATGCAACCGCACCCAATCCAATCGACACACTCACCATCACCATCACCAATCCACCGCTCATTGTTTTCCTTTTTTTAGCATGGTGCGAATACGCATCGCATTTCCAATCACCACCAACGAACTTAGCGACATGGAAATCGCTGCAATCATCGGATTCACAAACCCCAAGACCGCCAAAGGCACTGTGGTGACATTATACAAAAGGGAAAAGCCAATGTTTTGCTTGATGGTTCGGTAGGTTTTACGCGAAACCAAAAATGCATCTTCAAGGCTTTTTAAAGAATCATTCAACAACACCACATCACTAGCACTCACCGCCACATCCGCCCCCTCGCCCATGGCAATGGCAATATCCGCTTGCGAAAGCGCCAAGGTATCGTTAATGCCATCCCCCGCCATCACCACGTGCACGCCTTTGGCTTGGTATTCCTCTACCACTGCGGCTTTTTCGTGAGGAAATAAGGAGTGGCGCACCTGCGTTATCCCTACTTCGCGCGCCACTTTCCACGCGGCAGTTTCATTGTCGCCCGTTAACATTTCTACTTTAATGTTCATCTTTTGCAAATGCGCCAACACAGCTTTAGCGTCTTTTTTAGGCGTATCCTCCAAAGCAAAACGCGCCAACACGACTCCATCGCAACTAAACAGATAATGGGTCGCCCCAACGCGCTCATGCGCAATCCCAAGCTCCTCCATAAGCCGTCCACTACCCCCCGCAATGGCGTGTTCTTTCCACTTAGCCTGCACCCCTTTGGCTTCCACCACTTCCACATCCAAAAGTGTTGCCTCTTTGAGTGCTAAGGTATGTTCTTCCAAATACTCTCGCACTCCTTGACTTACTGGATGGGACGAGGTGCCAAGGAGCGCGAAGAGCACATCAACTTCGCACGCAGGGTCTATCCAGGCTTCTTTCACCTTGGGGCGTCCCTCGGTGAGTGTGCCTGTTTTATCCAGCAACAACACGCGACTTTTGGCCATGTTTTCCAAAAAGCTTGCCTCTTTAAACAGCACTCCTTTTTGCGCTCCCACACCAAGTCCCACCAACGTCGCCACAGGTGTCGCCAAGCCCAAAGCGCACGGACACGCAATCACGATCACCGAGATCGCCACTACCAGTGCCGTTTCAAAAGAGCCCGTAGCGACAAACCACCCGATAAACGTGAGTAGTGCAATGCTTAACACTACCAAAGAAAATTTCCCCGCAATGCTATTGGCCAGCTGTTCGATGCGGGGTTTTTTGGTCATAGACACTTCCAAAAGGGTCACGATTTTAGAAAGGATAGAACCTTGATGGGTCGCGCTTGCTTCGTAGCGCACCACACTATCAAGGCAAATCGACCCGCTCAAAATCGCCTCTTTTTGGCCTTTGAGTTTAGGTTCACTCTCACCCGTGAGGCTTGATTCATCAAACGACGCTTCACCGCTAAGCACCACTCCATCAATCACTACCTTCTCGCCAGGACGCACTTCAATCACATCGCCCGCTTGCACTTCTTCTACATGTAAGAGTATTTTTTCCTCGCCCCGAATCACCATGACCTCTGTAGGCAAGGAACCTATCATGGCATCCAAGGTATCAACCGCGCGTTTCTTGGTAAGTACTTCGAGGTATTTTCCTGCAAACACAAAGGTTACAATCATGGTCACTGAATCAAAATAAGTCTCACCATTGCCCGAAAACATCGCGTACAGCGAAAATCCGTAAGCCAAACTTGCTCCTGTAGCGATGAGCGTGTCCATGCTTACATACCCGTGCTTAAACCCATAATACGCTCCACGGTAGTACACCCAACCGGTGTAAAACAGCGCGGGCGTTGCTAGCACAAACTCCGCAAAATTAAGCACGCTTTTGATGTCACCACGCATCCCTGTAAAATACCCCGCGTACTGGGCGATGGCAATCCACATGATATTCATCGTAGCAAAAACCCCCACCAAAAGGCGTGAGTAGTATTCGCGTCTGGCCGCATTAGCGTGTTCTTCTTGGAGTTTTGGATCGTAAGGATGGGCGTTATACCCGATGGCACGAATAGTCTGGATAATGCTTGAAAGGCTCGTGGTTTCAGGGTCCCACACAATCCTCGCCTTGTGACTGGTGCCGTTTATGCTCGCTTCCAACACCCCTTCTTTTTGGAAGAGCACCTTTTCATTGAGCCACACGCACGCCGCGCAATGAATCCCCTCGATAATGAGCGAAATCTCACAAAAACCTTCGTCATTAATCTTAATATAACACTCTTTAAACTTCTCCAGATCAAACTTTTCAAGCCCTGAAGAAGTAGGTGTTTCAGGAGGAGCGATGGATTGACCGCCCAATTTATCATAAAAACTCTCAAGTCCTTCACTTTGAAGTAAGTGAAATACCCCTTGACACCCTTTGCAACAAAAAAAACGTGCCTCTTTAAAGGTTTCATCACAAAGCAATACGGCCTCTTCGTACAACAATTGGCAATGGTCACATCGACGTTTGGACATGGTGCAATCTTTACATGTAAATTAAAGTGAAATTATAATGTAGCTTTCCTCAGGATGACCTAAAAACCCATATTTATGCTAAAATTCGCCCCATGAACAGCTCTTTTTCTGCCCTTTTGTTGGCACTTGTTTTTTTTGAACTTTTTGAGGTTTTGTGGCAGCAAGGTCGCTCTACGCGCCAATATCTTACAACGTTACTGCGTGTCTACCAGCGTCATATTCTCCTTTTTATTGCTCTGCATCCTAGTTTTTATTTTGTGTTGTTATGCATGATGCTTTTTAACGCATACACCTTTGCCGCTTGGCTACTTTTGGGAATCAAAGGGGTTGACATTGTGATTAAGCTTCTTTTTTTAGACCGTCTTTCTCAACATAAAGACCTAGGGCCTTATGGCGTCCTTGTTTGGACTGATCAACCTTTTCCCTTGATATTAAAACTTGTACCTCTTGCTATCTATGTTGTACTTTTTTATTTGGCCTTCGCTTGACAAGAAAGGGGGTTTAGTATAAAATTGCACCCGAAGTTAACCGAATACGTGTCCAAAACTTCTCACTTTGCCCCGAACTTATTTCTCGCACACCAACTCTAACGCCGTGCAACAAACGGGCAAGCACCATTATCGCTACATAGCAACCGGTAACCACTCCAACAAACCAAGCAAAAAGAAGGAACCATGGGCGACAGCACCACCACGGGAAACGGTAAGTCAAATACCAAATCCCAAAACCAACGCACTCACATCCCTGTTGAGGGCTACAGAATCGAAGATTTACGCACACGTGATTTAAAACAACTCCTAGAGATTGCCGAAAAAGCCGGCGTTGAAAACCCTCAAGAGCTCAAACGCCAAGATTTAATGTTTGAGATTTTAAAAACCCAAACCTCCAAGGGTGGGTTTATTTTGTTCACGGGCATCCTTGAGATGTCTTCGGAAGGCTACGGCTTTTTACGCGCCACCGACTCCAACCTTACCCCAAGCCCTAATGACGCTTATGTTTCAAGTACGCAAATTCGCAAATTCGCCTTACGCACCGGCGACATTGTCACGGGTCAAGTGCGTCCTCCTAAAGACCAAGAGCGCTATTATGCTCTTTTAAAAATCGAGGCTATCAATTACTTGCCCATGCAAGAATCCAAACAGCGCCCACTCTTTGACAACCTCACACCTCTTTATCCTACTGAAGCGCTAAAACTTGAATTTGACCCCATGAAACTCACTGGGCGGATGCTTGATTTGTTTGCGCCTATTGGCAAAGGACAACGGGGACTCATCGTTGCGCCCCCGCGCAGTGGTAAAACGGAACTCATGAAAGAGCTAGCGCATGCTATCGCCAAAAACCACCCCGAAGCCGAACTCATCGTCTTACTTGTGGATGAGCGCCCCGAAGAAGTCACCGACATGCAACGCTGTGTCAATGGAGAGGTATACAGTTCCACTTTTGACCTACCCGCCTCCAACCACGTGCGCGTAGCAGAGCTCGTCATTGAAAAAGCCAAGCGGCGCGTAGAGATGGGTAAAGATGTTATCATTTTGCTTGACTCCATTACCCGCCTAGCGCGTGCTTACAACACCGTTACACCTTCTAGCGGAAAAGTGCTTAGTGGTGGGGTAGACGCTAACGCGCTTCACAAGCCTAAGCGTTTTTTTGGTGCGGCAAGAAACATCGAATTTGGCGGAAGCTTGACCATCGTTGCTACCGCGCTGATTGAAACAGGCAGCCGCATGGACGAAGTGATTTTTGAAGAATTCAAAGGCACAGGCAACAGTGAAATCGTCCTAGACCGCAATATCTCTGACCGACGCATTTTCCCTGCTATTAACATTATGAAATCTGGAACCCGCAAAGAAGAGTTGTTGCTCTCACCTGATAACTTGCAAAAAATCTGGGCCATCCGTACCGCCATTAGCCAAATGGATGACGTGGAAGCCCTGAAGTTCCTCTACGCCAAAATGCTTAAAACTGCCAACAATGAAGAGCTTTTGGCTGCTTTAAACGACGGTTAACCGTGCGCGCAGGTGTCTTTGACAGCGGCGTAGGAGGCTTGAGTGTTGTGCGCAGCCTCCTTGAACACCGTTTGTTTGATGAAATCATTTATTATGGCGACACCGCGCGGGTACCTTACGGGGTAAAAGACAAAAACACCATTATTCGCTACTCTCTCGAAGCGGTGGAGTTTTTCAAAAACTTCGACATCGATACCCTCATTTGCGCATGCAACTCCGTTAGTGCTTATGCTATCCCAGAACTTCGCGCCAAGGCACCTTTTCCTGTTTTTGGGGTTATTGAGCCTGGCGCCATTGCGGTGCACAACACCATCACCAATAAAGATGCGCATATTCTCATCTTAGGGACACGTGCCACCATCAACAGTGGCAAATACCAACACTTGCTCGAAGGGTATGGTTTTGCAAACATTACAGCCCTTGCGCCTTCTCTTTTTGTGCCTATTGTTGAGGAAGGATTGTTCAATGGACCCATTCTTGAACAAGCGATGCACTATTACTTTAAAGACTTAGCCCAAGCCCCCGATGTCATCATTTTAGGATGCACACATTTTCCACTCATTAAAGACGCTATTGGGGCTTATTTTCCAAAAGCACTTTTAATTCACTCAGGCGAAGCGATTGTAGAACATCTTGAGGGGCATTTGACGCTAGAAAAACAGAAGCAAAAAACCCAACTCAAGCTTTTTGCTACTGAAAATCCCGAGGGACTTAAAAAAGTAGCGGCAACTTGGCTGGGTTTAGAAAAAGGAATGCTACTTTGAGCGATGCATGGGGTGCTGGTAGTCATTGCGCTCACACCCGCTCAAAGCCGCACCAACACCAAGCGCGATGAGTGTTGCTAAAATTACCTGCTTCATTACTCGCTCCTTCGTTATAAAATTTTGCCCATTATACCAAAGCTTAATCAAAAATCCAGTACAATCTCCCCATTCGCTTTGTGCATTCAGGAGTTTATCGTGCCCGAAAAATCCCAAGTTTTAGCGCTAAAATACCGCCCAAAATCCTTTGACAAGCTCATTGGACAAGAGGCCATTACCCAAACACTCATTCAAGCCTTAAGCGCCAAACGCCTCTCCCATGCTTATCTTTTTTCAGGCCTCCGCGGAAGCGGCAAAACCTCCACCGCACGCATCTTTTCCAAAGCCCTTGTCTGCGAAAAAGGTCCGACACCTACCCCTTGTGAAGTGTGCCCCAATTGCGTTATGGCCAATGAAAACCGCCACATCGACATCATCGAAATGGACGCAGCCAGTAGCCGAAAAATCGATGACATTCGCGATTTGATCGAACAAACTAAATACCGTCCAAGCATCGCCGCCTTTAAAATCTTCATCATCGACGAAGTGCACATGCTCACCCGCGAAGCCTTTAACGCGCTACTTAAAACCCTCGAAGAGCCCCCAGAGTATGTGAAGTTTGTTTTAGCCACCACCGACCCACTCAAGCTACCTGCGACCATCCTTTCGCGCACGCAACATTTTCGTTTTAAGCAAATTTCACGCAGCGACATCGTCCACCACCTTAGCCACATCCTTAATCAAGAACACATCGCTTATGAAGTCGAAGCCCTTGAAATGCTTTCGCGCGCGGGTAACGGTTCTTTGCGCGACACACTAACTCTACTAGATCAAGCTATTCTTTTTTCCAAGGGTCACGTTAAGCCCAATATAGTGGCCTCCATGCTTGGGTTGCTCGATCCAGACCGCCTAGAAGAAATTTTTGAAATGGTTTTTGAAGAAGACCGCAAAGGAATTTTAGACGCCATCAAAGAGCTTGAAAGCCACGAATGCGAAGTGGTAATTGATGAGCTTATTGCTTATCTAAAAGAGCGTTTTCTGGAGCAAGACAGCCGTTTTTCTACTCTTATTTGTGAGCGTTTTTTCCGCATTTTAAGCGAAGCTAAACAGCTTTTATTTATCAACGCTGAGAGCGGTTTTGTCCTCAGTCTTGTCTTTTTCAAAATGCTTGAAGCCCTCAACATTAAAACTATCGATGAAATGATAGCCTCTTTGGAAAGTGAAAAATTTCGCCCATTTGAAGCGCCTCAGGTT
The DNA window shown above is from Sulfurospirillum tamanense and carries:
- a CDS encoding c-type cytochrome, which gives rise to MKKVLFALLVVGVSSLVAADGAAVYKKCISCHGASAEKKALGKSEVIAGWAADKQIAALKGYKDGTYGGPMKNLMKGQVANLSDAEIEAVSKYVESLAK
- the ccoS gene encoding cbb3-type cytochrome oxidase assembly protein CcoS, translated to MSGGLVMVMVSVSIGLGAVALLALLWGLRTGQFDDQSKFINAVHFDDEEALRDAAMMEQKRKEAQERRKNSGKKMPE
- a CDS encoding heavy metal translocating P-type ATPase, which encodes MSKRRCDHCQLLYEEAVLLCDETFKEARFFCCKGCQGVFHLLQSEGLESFYDKLGGQSIAPPETPTSSGLEKFDLEKFKECYIKINDEGFCEISLIIEGIHCAACVWLNEKVLFQKEGVLEASINGTSHKARIVWDPETTSLSSIIQTIRAIGYNAHPYDPKLQEEHANAARREYYSRLLVGVFATMNIMWIAIAQYAGYFTGMRGDIKSVLNFAEFVLATPALFYTGWVYYRGAYYGFKHGYVSMDTLIATGASLAYGFSLYAMFSGNGETYFDSVTMIVTFVFAGKYLEVLTKKRAVDTLDAMIGSLPTEVMVIRGEEKILLHVEEVQAGDVIEVRPGEKVVIDGVVLSGEASFDESSLTGESEPKLKGQKEAILSGSICLDSVVRYEASATHQGSILSKIVTLLEVSMTKKPRIEQLANSIAGKFSLVVLSIALLTFIGWFVATGSFETALVVAISVIVIACPCALGLATPVATLVGLGVGAQKGVLFKEASFLENMAKSRVLLLDKTGTLTEGRPKVKEAWIDPACEVDVLFALLGTSSHPVSQGVREYLEEHTLALKEATLLDVEVVEAKGVQAKWKEHAIAGGSGRLMEELGIAHERVGATHYLFSCDGVVLARFALEDTPKKDAKAVLAHLQKMNIKVEMLTGDNETAAWKVAREVGITQVRHSLFPHEKAAVVEEYQAKGVHVVMAGDGINDTLALSQADIAIAMGEGADVAVSASDVVLLNDSLKSLEDAFLVSRKTYRTIKQNIGFSLLYNVTTVPLAVLGFVNPMIAAISMSLSSLVVIGNAMRIRTMLKKGKQ
- the rho gene encoding transcription termination factor Rho, with amino-acid sequence MGDSTTTGNGKSNTKSQNQRTHIPVEGYRIEDLRTRDLKQLLEIAEKAGVENPQELKRQDLMFEILKTQTSKGGFILFTGILEMSSEGYGFLRATDSNLTPSPNDAYVSSTQIRKFALRTGDIVTGQVRPPKDQERYYALLKIEAINYLPMQESKQRPLFDNLTPLYPTEALKLEFDPMKLTGRMLDLFAPIGKGQRGLIVAPPRSGKTELMKELAHAIAKNHPEAELIVLLVDERPEEVTDMQRCVNGEVYSSTFDLPASNHVRVAELVIEKAKRRVEMGKDVIILLDSITRLARAYNTVTPSSGKVLSGGVDANALHKPKRFFGAARNIEFGGSLTIVATALIETGSRMDEVIFEEFKGTGNSEIVLDRNISDRRIFPAINIMKSGTRKEELLLSPDNLQKIWAIRTAISQMDDVEALKFLYAKMLKTANNEELLAALNDG
- the murI gene encoding glutamate racemase — translated: MRAGVFDSGVGGLSVVRSLLEHRLFDEIIYYGDTARVPYGVKDKNTIIRYSLEAVEFFKNFDIDTLICACNSVSAYAIPELRAKAPFPVFGVIEPGAIAVHNTITNKDAHILILGTRATINSGKYQHLLEGYGFANITALAPSLFVPIVEEGLFNGPILEQAMHYYFKDLAQAPDVIILGCTHFPLIKDAIGAYFPKALLIHSGEAIVEHLEGHLTLEKQKQKTQLKLFATENPEGLKKVAATWLGLEKGMLL
- a CDS encoding DNA polymerase III subunit gamma/tau, which produces MPEKSQVLALKYRPKSFDKLIGQEAITQTLIQALSAKRLSHAYLFSGLRGSGKTSTARIFSKALVCEKGPTPTPCEVCPNCVMANENRHIDIIEMDAASSRKIDDIRDLIEQTKYRPSIAAFKIFIIDEVHMLTREAFNALLKTLEEPPEYVKFVLATTDPLKLPATILSRTQHFRFKQISRSDIVHHLSHILNQEHIAYEVEALEMLSRAGNGSLRDTLTLLDQAILFSKGHVKPNIVASMLGLLDPDRLEEIFEMVFEEDRKGILDAIKELESHECEVVIDELIAYLKERFLEQDSRFSTLICERFFRILSEAKQLLFINAESGFVLSLVFFKMLEALNIKTIDEMIASLESEKFRPFEAPQVAAAPMPAAPVVSKSGYEQLVEKLFDRDYDLGLCFEKQIRFVSFEEGQLTLASYADEGCRGHLRNASNIIKHFVKEVFGLETTIKITQEKPEALPQNEPEPLTPPTKEIPEEGATQGCVSAPYEENKKELDAKEVLNDPFVQKAQELFSPKKIQIRPKI